In Lemur catta isolate mLemCat1 chromosome 1, mLemCat1.pri, whole genome shotgun sequence, one DNA window encodes the following:
- the HTR1F gene encoding 5-hydroxytryptamine receptor 1F — protein MDFLNSSDQNLTSEELLNRMLPKILVSLTLSGLALMTTTINSLVIAAIIVTRKLHHPANYLICSLAVTDFLVAVLVMPFSIVYIVRESWIMGQVVCDIWLSVDITCCTCSILHLSAIALDRYRAITDAVEYARKRTPKHAGIMITVVWIISVFISMPPLFWRHQGTSRDDECIIKHDHIVSTIYSTFGAFYIPLALILILYYKIYRAAKTLYHKRQASRIAKEELNGQVLLESGEKSTRLVSTSYVLEKSLSDPSTDIDKIHSTVKSPRSEFKHERSWRRQRISGTRERKAATTLGLILGAFVICWLPFFVKELVVNVCEKCKISEEMSNFLTWLGYLNSLINPLIYTIFNEDFKKAFQKLVRCRC, from the coding sequence atggatTTCTTAAACTCATCTGATCAAAACTTGACCTCAGAGGAACTGTTAAACAGAATGCTACCCAAAATTCTGGTGTCCCTCACGCTCTCTGGGCTGGCACTGATGACAACCACCATCAACTCCCTCGTGATTGCTGCAATTATTGTGACCCGGAAGCTGCACCACCCAGCCAACTATTTAATTTGTTCCCTTGCCGTCACAGATTTTCTTGTAGCTGTCCTGGTGATGCCCTTCAGCATTGTGTATATTGTGAGAGAGAGCTGGATTATGGGGCAAGTGGTCTGTGACATTTGGCTGAGTGTGGATATTACCTGCTGCACATGCTCCATCTTGCATCTCTCAGCTATAGCTCTGGATCGGTATCGGGCAATCACAGATGCCGTTGAGTACGCCAGAAAAAGGACCCCCAAGCATGCCGGCATTATGATTACGGTAGTTTGGATTATATCCGTTTTTATCTCTATGCCTCCTCTATTCTGGAGGCACCAAGGAACTAGCCGAGATGATGAATGCATCATCAAGCACGACCACATTGTTTCCACTATTTACTCAACATTTGGAGCTTTCTACATCCCACTAGCATTGATTTTGATCCTCTACTACAAAATATATAGGGCAGCAAAGACATTATACCACAAGAGACAAGCAAGTAGGATTGCAAAAGAGGAGCTGAATGGCCAGGTCCTTTTGGAGAGTGGTGAGAAAAGCACTAGACTGGTCTCCACATCCTATGTGCTAGAAAAGTCTTTATCTGATCCATCAACAGACATTGACAAAATTCATAGCACAGTGAAAAGCCCCAGGTCTGAATTCAAGCATGAGAGATCTTGGAGAAGGCAAAGGATCTCAGGCACAAGAGAACGCAAAGCAGCCACCACTCTGGGATTAATCTTGGGTGCATTTGTAATATGTTGGCTTCCTTTTTTTGTAAAAGAGTTGGTTGTTAATGTctgtgaaaaatgtaaaatttctgaaGAAATGTCAAATTTTTTGACATGGCTTGGATATCTGAATTCCCTTATAAATCCACTGATTTATACGATCTTTAATGAAGACTtcaaaaaagcatttcaaaaactTGTGCGATGTCGATGTtag